In Chitinophaga oryzae, the sequence CGCAGGAACATATAATGCGGGACGGAGGGATAATGGTCAGGCGTAAAACAACGCTCCATGATCATCCCTTCATAAAAATAATTGAGGTTACAGCACCAGCGTTGCATCCATGCTGCCGGCGCCAGCGGCAGCAGCGCATCTCTGAACAGTTTAAACTGGTAAAGCAGGTCCCCTCTCTGGCAGGGGACATCCTGCCCCGCCATGATGGCTTCGCTTTTAAGCAGGTAAGGCCGCAGTTGATAGATATCGATGTTGTCAGTATAATCATCGTGAATGAATAACAGCAATACCAGTCTGGCGCCTATCGTTAATGCCTTACTGGTGGCCTGGGGATAAAAGCAGGAGGAAATCATCCCAAAACGGCATTGTTTGTAGAATGTCCGCTGCGTATCTGTGAGAAACAGGTATTCATGGTCTATCCAATTGCTGGTTTCTTCCTCTGTTTGCGCTTCCAGCGGATGGCGAAGCGGTTCCCCGTCCGTATCATAAGGATACTGTAAGGGGGCAGTGATACGGTAGACATAGGCTTTAGTTAAATTCAACGTCACAAATAAAAATACATTGTCTCACCGCGGGGAAAATTCATTGACGTGGTATCCGTCTTTTATAATTATCATTGGCTACCTTTATATGAAGGCAGCGGTCGGTTATCGTTGCCCGTTGATTTTATGTAAACTATGATGATAGATTTATCCGGTGGTGAACAACATATTCGCTGTGTAGGGAGTTTTCAGGACCTGGTCGCCACGCCGTTTAGTGGAGAAATAAATGCAATTTGCTGGGCGCGTGAACTAACCGGCGATTTTTCTGAGATCGTCAGTAAGGTAACGCAGAGCGGAAATATAACGGAGATTGAACCTGCGGAACTTCTTGGACTTCAGTTGAGCGAAGAGGGAGCGCTTGCCCGTGACATGCTGTTACAAGATATGGCGCTATTGAAAGTACATGGGGCATTGCCCGTTCTAAATGTGATCAACTACTATGACAGGGATGATGCCTACCCGTTTTTTCCGACCGATGTTTATTCCTTTCACGTAGATCGCTCTCCGATACCTACCGATACCTTTTTATGCACCTACTATGGCGCGGCGAGTGATATATTGCCTAATGCACAAGGCGAAAAAAAAGTGCTTATCCCGGAAATACGCGCGCAGCTCAGGAAGCTGTATCATGGAGCTGAGGAAGGTTTTGAATCGTTCCTGAGTGATAATTTTTTCGATCTGCATTATCAGGCTAAGCCTGAGGCGCGTCCCATAAACTTAGGGGTTGGTAACCTGTGGCGGCTGGCGGTGGACCATCCTGAAAGCAAGGTGCCACCCTGCCTGCATCGTGCGCCAAAGGAAAGGCCCGGGGAGAGCAGGTTATTGTTGATTTGCTGACTTTAAATGTTATATTAAGATGGCAGAATGGCAAAAATTCAGTCACCTGTTCAAGCGGGAGGAAATACCTGCAAAAACGGTCTTATTACAGGAAGGAGAGATTGCCAGAAAAGTTTATTTTATTGAAAAGGGATGTTGCAGGCTTTCTTTCAACAACGATGGTAAAGATATTACTTTCCAGTTTTTCTTTGAGGGGGAAGGTGTTTCCTCTGCCGAAAGTTTCCGGTACGATAAACCCAGTCTCTATTCCATAGAGAGCCTTGAGCCATCTGTCGTCCATTCCCTCACGAAAGCAGATTATCTTACAATCGTTGAAAGCTCACCCGTTATTAAACAAGACATGGAAGAACAGACTTTTCAGCGGCTTGCCTATGTGGAGAAGCTTTTTCTGTCCAGGATCAAAAACAGTCCCGAAGAACGATACAGGGAACTGCTGCAGCAATATCCCCGGATCCTTCAAAGAGTACCGCAACACTATATTGCTTCCTTCCTGGGCATCACTTCTGTTTCACTCAGCCGGATCAGGAACAGGCGTTAGATTAATTAACAATTGTTATCGTCCTCCATTTGTATAATGATGAATTTTGACCTAAGAAATTAAACAATCAAAATTTGAAAGCTATGCAAAAGTTCACGATCCGGATTCCTGACAAGGACCTTGAATATCTTCATCAAAGACTCTCCAATGCCCGTTGGTTTGACTCCGCAATTGAAAGCGGCTGGGAAAAAGGTGTACCTGCCGGCTATCTGAAAGAAATGACTGGCTATTGGCTGAATAAATTTGACTGGAAAAAACAAGAGGCTATTCTCAATCAGTTCCCACAGTTCATAACAACCATTGATGGACAGAATATCCATTATCTGCATGTTAAATCACCGAAGCCGGGGGCTGTTCCTTTGATGCTTATTCATGGCTGGCCGGGTTCTTTTGCAGATTTTATCAAAGTTATCCGGCCGCTTACCGATCCGCAGGACGGCCAAATAGCTTTTGACCTGGTTATTCCATCTATCCCGGGTTTTGGTTTTTCCACGCCTGTAAAAGAAAAGGGGTGGAATATGATAAAAATTGCGACTGCTTTCACTACTTTAATGACGCAGCTGGGTTACGAAAAGTTTGCAGTTCATGGGGGTGATATGGGAGCCGGCATTGCAGGTATCATGTCTGGTGTGGCCGCATACAACCTGATCGGCACGCATATAAATACTGATTTCTTTGCGGTAGCAGGACTGGGAATGTTCCCTTCCGACACATCGTCTTTTACAAAGGAAGAAAACGTGCGGCTCGACCGAATGAAAGCCTACAAAAAAGATGGAACGGCCTATTTGGACATCCAGGCTACAAGACCTCATACTATTGGCTCCGCATTGTCGGACAGCCCGGTTGGGCAGCTGGCCTGGATGGTGGAGAAATATAAAGAATGGACAGATGCGGACAAAAAACTGCCCGAGGACGCCATCGATACAGATCAGCTATTGACAAACGTTTCCCTGTACTGGTTCAATCAAACAGGAGCGTCCGCCGCAGAGGTCCTTGCCGAAAATATGAGCATGGCTTTTGACTGGTGTGGTGACAGTTCACAGAAAACCAGTCAATGGGCACCGCCGAAGATTCCGTCGGCCATCGCCTGCTTTGGTAAAAAGGAAGATGAGTCTCTGCTGAAAAAATTGACGTCGCTGATGGGAGTGCCGGATAGATGGGCCTTCTATGGCAGCGGTTGTCATTTTCCGGCCATGGAGGCGCCGGAATTACTGGTTCAGGATATCAGGCAATTTTATTCGGGTGTTGCAGGCAAATAATGAAAGATAACGTTATTGAGCGGTCCAGCCGCCGTCAACCGGGAGGGCAGTGCCTGTAACAAATGATGCGGCATCGGAGCAAAGCCATACTACGGCTGCCGCCACTTCTGCAGGTTCCCCCATACGTCCCACCGGTTCCATTTCCCGAAAATGCTGTTCTACTTGTTTGTCATTCCCGGTAAAGCGGTCTATCATAGGTGTTTTTATAACGCCCGGGCAAACAGCATTTACACGGATACCGGATTTAGCATACTCCAGCGCGGCCGTCCTGGTAAGCCCTACAACACCGTGTTTACTGGCTACGTAGGCAGGGAGTAAAGGAAAGCCGACCAGTCCGGCTACAGATGCGCAATTAACGATGGCGCCGCTACCTTGTTGTAACATATGATAGAGCTCATGTTTCATACATAACCAAATGCCGGTCAGGTTCACAGCCAGCGTTCTTTGCCAGTTCTCCTGTGTGCACTCCTGTGTAGTGGCGGAAACCCCCTCGATGCCTGCGTTGTTGAACGCGAAGTCGACCCTGCCGTATATGCCAACGGATTTGCCGACCATCGCCGCAACGTCAGAATCCTTGCTCACATCACATTTAATAAACGTGGCCTCGCCACCATTCGCTTCTATTTGGCGGAGCGTCTCCCTGTCCGGATCTTCCACGCAATCTGCAATGACCACTGCCGCACCCTCTTGAGCAAAGGCGATGGCTGCAGCGCGGCCAATACCGAAACTCCCGCCCGTAATAATGGCCACTTTATTATGAAATATTGCCATGGTTTAAGATTTTATATTCTGGTACAATGCAAATATCATCATCATTCATTGTCATTGTCCGATGCATCCGGTAATTGAAATGGGCGGCTTTTTGCCGGTTTGCCTGCATTGTTCAACTCTTCCAGGGTCCAGTTATCTGTCCTGATGGTTTCCAGCCATAACGTTCCTGCTTTACGCAGTATTTGCACGTTCAGCCCGAAGATGTGGCTAAAGTCATATTCTACTGCAGCAGCTGTGCGATAGTAGCTGATATCGATCCAACCGCAGGCATACCGCGTTCGTATTTTTTCGATAAGCGTGTCCGGCGATATTTTCTCGTCCTCAGGCGAGTATTCACCTTCGGCATGTGGTTTCCTGAAAAACTCCAGTTTCAGGAACGGATATATGGTTTGGAACCTGTCCTGTATGTCCGCTACAACCGCTTCTTCGCTAATATATATCTGCATAAAAACGGGTTTGTTTTAATACAATTATAGCATCGTTTTGGGTATAGGAAAATGAGGGTAATCACACTGTTTCATGATAGCGGTCATAATATCGGGGATGCAATTGTGGTAAATTGATTTCTTAATGTTTAACCTATGATTATAAATAGCGAAGCACCGCAACTTGCGGTTAAGAAGGAACTACCCGGGTATGAAGAGAAGTACTTTTTGGAAGGCCCGCGCTCGAGACTAAAAGAATTGTTCTTTTCTATTAAAGTGTTGTTTGAATTTATACGTGGGTTCAGGGTATTGCATTTTGCCGGACCTTGTATCGCTGTATTTGGATCAGCAAGGGTAAAACCGGGATCAGACTATTACGAATTGGGGCGAAAAACAGGAGCGGGTATTGCAGGACTTGGTTTTACCGTCATGACAGGTGGCGGCCCGGGGATTATGGAGGCTGCTAACAGAGGCGCCAAAGAAGCTGGTGGTAAATCGGTGGGTTGTAATATTAGTCTGCCGAAGGAACAGATGGCTAATGACTACCTGGACCTGCGTTATAATTGCAAGTATTTTTTTGTGCGTAAAGTGCTTATGTTCAAATATTCTTACGGGTTCGTTATCCTGCCAGGAGGAGTAGGTACCCTGGATGAGTTTTCTGAGGCGCTTACCTTGATTCAAACCCATAAAATTCTCAATTTCCCATTGGTGTTGATGAATCGCGGATATTGGGAACCATTGATGCCATTGTTTCATAAAATGATCGAAAATTATATGATATCACCCGATGATTTAAAGTATATCCTGATAACGGATTCCATTGACGATGCGATGAAACATCTTCAGCAATATGCTGTCGAGCAGTATCATGCAAAACGGGTAAAGGAATTCCGCCGGATTGCGCTTTTCGGAGAATAGGCAACTGCCGGCATGCGCTATTTCGGAAAATTGCACAAAGCGCCGGAGAATACTGAAAAGAAAGAAGCACTTACCATTATATGTAAGTGCTTCTTTTTATGTTACTGCCCTTTCCCGAAGTCGGGAGCGGCTTTATCATACCAGATGCGCTGTGAACTCAGGGTAGGCAAGTCCTGCGCATTGGGGGTGAATCCCTGTTGCTGCATGGCGGCCGACCAGTTGGCCCTGTTCACTTCTCCGGGATCTATCAGCCAGAAACGGCGTGGGACCAGCTCGTGGAATGGTTCCCTGCCATAGTAGGCCGAACCGGTTTTCGGGTATCCGGTACGTCTGCAAAATACGTATGCCTCATTAGGCTGCCGGTACATTCCCAGGTATTGCTGGATATAGATCTTTTCCAGGTTATTGACGCCATTGAATTTCACCAGCGGATTAGCCAGGTAGTTGTTGATCTCTGTTGCTCCATCGCCGGAATAAGCGGTGGTGGAGCCTGCGGCTACTGCTATGGCGTTCATGGTCTGTATCGAGGAGGCGACTCCTTTTTTGTACCAGTCTTCCGCGCTGCCTTTGGTATCCACTCCGCCGGCATAACCTTTCTGGATAAACTCAGCGATATAAAAACAGGTTTCTGCATGGGTAACGGCAACATCCAGGAACTTACCGGTTGCCTGGTTTAGTTGAGGAGAGAAAAACCTGCGGTTGATAGGGGAGATCAGGGAGTATTTTGTGAACTGGCTCACAGGCAGCGGGTTCCCGATATAGGACGCCACGTCGGGATTGGTGGTCCAGTCGGCAGGTCCTCCCTGGTACATGATCAGCGGATCGTTCGGATCAATGAATGCAGGAAGCGACACCTGGTATTTAGCCAATGAATCTTTATAACTGCCCACCAGGTCATTTTTTTCGAAATATACCGGTAACCGGGGATCATTGGTTTTCTTAAGGAAATTCATGATAGACGTACTGGCGTACCTGCGGCTACGGTAGTCGATATCTCCCCCGGTGCCGAAAGGAACATAGGTGGCATTCACATACCTGACCTGCGAGTCATAGTCGCTAATGGGGCCGATAGCATCTTTCATTACTTCCTGGAAGATGGCCTGGCATTTTGCCTTGTCTGCGTTCTCTAACCTGGCGGCTATACGAAGTTTAAGCGTATTGGCCAGTTTCACCCATTTTACCCAGTCGCTCTGGTAAAAAATATCAGATGGTCCGTACACCATTTGCGTTACCATGGAATTGTCAGACAGTACTTTAATAGCCTCATCGAGCTGCCCCAGCCAGTTGGCGAAAAGGGCCGGCTGTTCATCATAAACCGGGTTGTATTTCTGTTCATACCGTCCTCTTACTGCCTCGCTAAAGGGCACAGACCCGTTCATGTCTGTTACTTTGATGCCGTGCAGCACCATCAGGATGTTGGTCACTACCTTTATTTTCTGGTACTTTTCCTTGTCGGGCATAGCGTCCACCTGTCGCCTGATTTCGTTCAGATTGGGTAATACCTGGAGGTAGTAATTATTGTACCGTGTATTTACGTTGTTGGTAATTTCATACGGGCTGGAAGTCACATGTTGCGTAAAGCGCATCAGCTGTTCCATGCTTTCCCATACCCATTCGGTACCCTGGTAGGTAAAGATTTTGTCTTCCGAATAGCTGAGCAGGAATTTTACATCCGGTTTGCTCACCAGGCTTGGGTCGGTGTTGATATCGCCAAAATTTTTGGAACAGGATGCGGCGCCCAGCAGGGCCAGTGCTATGCAAACCTTTATATATCGGTGTTTTATATTTTTCATGATCTTGTTTTTTGATGTTGCCATAAACCATTCATCAGAATCCTACCCTGATAGTACCTGCAATCGAGCGGATCATAGGTAAAAATCCTTCTTCACCAGCGTAAGCGGTGTTGTTGGAGTTGTTGGAAGCGGGGTTGTAGTTGTAGGGAAGGCTGTTATAGAGGTACAACAGGTCGCGGCCTACAACAGCCACGCTCAGGTTATTCAGCATCAGTTTTTTGCAGATATTGGCCGGGAACTGATAGGCCAGCGATACCTGCCGTAATGATACCCAGGTATTCTTTTTGATCCAGTAATCGGCTACACCTGTGGAGGAAGAACCATAGCGGTAGTAGAACTGCGGCGCATGGGTAGGCTCTACATATCCTTTTTCGTAGGCCTGTGCATAGGTCATGCCGCCTACGTCCACCTGTGATCCGTCAGGCTGTGTTATCATCTGGCCTTTCGGGAATACGCCATCCGGGATCAGGCCATCGTCGTAGGTCTGGCCATCGTATTTGCTGGTCCAGGTAATACCGCCGGTGGCGGCATCGCGCCCTGCCAGTGTGTTGGGGAACACGCCGGTGTGGGTGCCGTAGCGGTAGGTAAGGAGCACGAAATCGCCTCCTATTTTAGCATCCAGCAGCACATTCAGGGAGAAACCTTTATAACGGAAGGTATTGCCCCAGCCGGCCCTGAATTTGGCATTGATATCGCCTACGTCCTGCCAGGTATTGCTGCGGGCCGGGAATGCGGCGCGGGCATCAGAGCGCCAGGCCAGTACCGGTTTGCCGTTGTTGGGGTCATCTACCGGGTTGCCATTGGCATCTTTGGCCTGGTACGGGCTGGAATGGATCAATGTGCGTAACACGCCATATGACTTGCCTACTACCGCCCAGGTGCTTATTTCGCCGATATTGGCTCCCAGCTCGTATTCTGTCCGCCCGGGGTATAAGTCCTTAATAAGGTTGCGGTTGAAGGAGTAGTTTAGATTGGTGCTCCATTCAAAGTTTTTT encodes:
- a CDS encoding terpene synthase family protein codes for the protein MNLTKAYVYRITAPLQYPYDTDGEPLRHPLEAQTEEETSNWIDHEYLFLTDTQRTFYKQCRFGMISSCFYPQATSKALTIGARLVLLLFIHDDYTDNIDIYQLRPYLLKSEAIMAGQDVPCQRGDLLYQFKLFRDALLPLAPAAWMQRWCCNLNYFYEGMIMERCFTPDHYPSVPHYMFLREHLIGIYIYQDIVELYMSSFMPYALLSHPHVRELRRHAALIISWCHDYYSAKRELAAGQMMNLVLVIRQAYQCSLEDAYAEAARIHIETVKTFLQLKENPPDFGPYNGLFREYAGHLLHMCKGNHLWHLHSGRYDQ
- a CDS encoding DUF1826 domain-containing protein, translated to MMIDLSGGEQHIRCVGSFQDLVATPFSGEINAICWARELTGDFSEIVSKVTQSGNITEIEPAELLGLQLSEEGALARDMLLQDMALLKVHGALPVLNVINYYDRDDAYPFFPTDVYSFHVDRSPIPTDTFLCTYYGAASDILPNAQGEKKVLIPEIRAQLRKLYHGAEEGFESFLSDNFFDLHYQAKPEARPINLGVGNLWRLAVDHPESKVPPCLHRAPKERPGESRLLLIC
- a CDS encoding Crp/Fnr family transcriptional regulator codes for the protein MAEWQKFSHLFKREEIPAKTVLLQEGEIARKVYFIEKGCCRLSFNNDGKDITFQFFFEGEGVSSAESFRYDKPSLYSIESLEPSVVHSLTKADYLTIVESSPVIKQDMEEQTFQRLAYVEKLFLSRIKNSPEERYRELLQQYPRILQRVPQHYIASFLGITSVSLSRIRNRR
- a CDS encoding epoxide hydrolase family protein, with product MQKFTIRIPDKDLEYLHQRLSNARWFDSAIESGWEKGVPAGYLKEMTGYWLNKFDWKKQEAILNQFPQFITTIDGQNIHYLHVKSPKPGAVPLMLIHGWPGSFADFIKVIRPLTDPQDGQIAFDLVIPSIPGFGFSTPVKEKGWNMIKIATAFTTLMTQLGYEKFAVHGGDMGAGIAGIMSGVAAYNLIGTHINTDFFAVAGLGMFPSDTSSFTKEENVRLDRMKAYKKDGTAYLDIQATRPHTIGSALSDSPVGQLAWMVEKYKEWTDADKKLPEDAIDTDQLLTNVSLYWFNQTGASAAEVLAENMSMAFDWCGDSSQKTSQWAPPKIPSAIACFGKKEDESLLKKLTSLMGVPDRWAFYGSGCHFPAMEAPELLVQDIRQFYSGVAGK
- a CDS encoding SDR family oxidoreductase, coding for MAIFHNKVAIITGGSFGIGRAAAIAFAQEGAAVVIADCVEDPDRETLRQIEANGGEATFIKCDVSKDSDVAAMVGKSVGIYGRVDFAFNNAGIEGVSATTQECTQENWQRTLAVNLTGIWLCMKHELYHMLQQGSGAIVNCASVAGLVGFPLLPAYVASKHGVVGLTRTAALEYAKSGIRVNAVCPGVIKTPMIDRFTGNDKQVEQHFREMEPVGRMGEPAEVAAAVVWLCSDAASFVTGTALPVDGGWTAQ
- a CDS encoding LOG family protein encodes the protein MIINSEAPQLAVKKELPGYEEKYFLEGPRSRLKELFFSIKVLFEFIRGFRVLHFAGPCIAVFGSARVKPGSDYYELGRKTGAGIAGLGFTVMTGGGPGIMEAANRGAKEAGGKSVGCNISLPKEQMANDYLDLRYNCKYFFVRKVLMFKYSYGFVILPGGVGTLDEFSEALTLIQTHKILNFPLVLMNRGYWEPLMPLFHKMIENYMISPDDLKYILITDSIDDAMKHLQQYAVEQYHAKRVKEFRRIALFGE
- a CDS encoding SusD/RagB family nutrient-binding outer membrane lipoprotein — encoded protein: MKNIKHRYIKVCIALALLGAASCSKNFGDINTDPSLVSKPDVKFLLSYSEDKIFTYQGTEWVWESMEQLMRFTQHVTSSPYEITNNVNTRYNNYYLQVLPNLNEIRRQVDAMPDKEKYQKIKVVTNILMVLHGIKVTDMNGSVPFSEAVRGRYEQKYNPVYDEQPALFANWLGQLDEAIKVLSDNSMVTQMVYGPSDIFYQSDWVKWVKLANTLKLRIAARLENADKAKCQAIFQEVMKDAIGPISDYDSQVRYVNATYVPFGTGGDIDYRSRRYASTSIMNFLKKTNDPRLPVYFEKNDLVGSYKDSLAKYQVSLPAFIDPNDPLIMYQGGPADWTTNPDVASYIGNPLPVSQFTKYSLISPINRRFFSPQLNQATGKFLDVAVTHAETCFYIAEFIQKGYAGGVDTKGSAEDWYKKGVASSIQTMNAIAVAAGSTTAYSGDGATEINNYLANPLVKFNGVNNLEKIYIQQYLGMYRQPNEAYVFCRRTGYPKTGSAYYGREPFHELVPRRFWLIDPGEVNRANWSAAMQQQGFTPNAQDLPTLSSQRIWYDKAAPDFGKGQ